The Sesamum indicum cultivar Zhongzhi No. 13 unplaced genomic scaffold, S_indicum_v1.0 scaffold00109, whole genome shotgun sequence genome contains the following window.
AAGCAGCAATGCTAAATCCAGTGCCTATAGGATTATCAAGAAAAAGCAGGCCGAATATCTTGTTCCAAGAACTTGGATTGGGCTCAAGTGAAAGCTCTTGGTTCACTAGCCATGGTCCAATCTCAAATAAGTTGGCTAGCATGGAGGAACAGCCAGGCCCACCTTGTAGCCAAATGAGGATTGGAGTTTGGGAGAGTGTGGTGTTTTGAGCTTCATAGTATGTATAGAAAATGGCTGAGCCGGTGGTGGAGTTGACTGTTAAGTAGCCTGATTTAGTGGGCAGGGCTTCTTTGGGGTAGGATGTGGCGGCGGCCGAGTGGCGTAGGAGGGCGAGGATGGAGAGAAGGAGGAAGAGGTTGAGAAGTGCAGATCCCATTTTCTTGGCCTTCGGCGTGTGTTTGTGTTAACTGGTTTTGGACTTTTATAGGATGATGATAGAAAAGCGCAATTTGACCTGTCCTTTTCTGACTTTCATAAAACTTGCCCTTTTTCCTACTTTTGGTTTGGGCTTGGAAATTTTGTCTCTGCGCATGCCTTCATCATTTCTTTTGACATTCTCATTAATAAAAGGATTCTCTGCATCCATAAATCATGTGTACTCATTCATTGGTTGACCTTTGAAAACATTACGAGTTCACATGACCTTAATTAATTCAACTTGTGGTGATTCAAAGCAAATGGTTGCTTTTACTTCAAAAATCAACGTGGGTTGCATTAATAAGATCTCTTCAATCTATCAGTGAGATGgtgtaaaaatagaaaattaggCTCTGATGCAACTGCTCACGCTTCTATCATCTCTACTTCTTTACTTGCTTAAACATTAATGAAAATGACAAACTgcgtataatttttatacttggCGCCATGTTATTTATCGAAAATCACACTCAAACAACCAacacaagaaacaaaaatgttgGTGAAGTATGATTCCATCCCGCTTAGAAGGAACAAGTGGTAAACTCTGAAATTGACCTGCACAAACAAGGATAAGGAGGCTAGCATGAAGTTTTGACTTTTGGGACCATTCATTCTCTAGGAAAGCTCCATTAAACTCCCCTTTCTACTTTGTGGGTGGGGGACCGGGGGGTTGAGAACTCAACTGAAGCACAAGGTTTTCATTGATTTATTGCTTCACTTTATGTACAGTAATGGAGGCAGAACAAGTTGCTTGCCTACTCTACCCCACCCCACCAGAGCTGACTTtgaaaagttcaaattttacaagCGGGTTTGGGGTATGGATCTGTGTTGCATTCCCCCTAACAAATTTGTGATAAGAGATCgaattgattgatttatgCACATGCCAATTTTCTACCTTCTGAATAAAAATCTGTCTGTGGGAGTTGAAATAAGGGCCGTTCTAGAAACAATCGATTAATTAACTTGAAAAAGGtctaaaagaaatacaaaaaaatctaGCATCAGCATTGAATGTGGTATGAGCCCAACTGCAATTTCAACAAAGCAGTTCATAAGTCTATTTTGTTTGCTTTAGTGAATGAATTCCTGGTCAGCATCTACGGTGTTTAAGTCAAATCCATCCAGTTGAATGAACTGCAAAGTTTCAATCCCTCCATCAGCGGCCACAATTTGGATTGCAGCAAGCGAAGAACAAAGTGATACCTTCTCCTCTTAGCAGTTGCCTGCACAATAATGGTAGAATTTTGAGTACAGAGAAATAATCAAATCCGTAACAATCTTTAGATCAAGGTTCACATGGattagaaatttgaaaatgtaataaaacatAACATGTAAGCATGTCAAAAAGATCACAGTGACTACTATGGGCCGTATAAGCATATAACATTACAAGGAATAACATAATGCATAACAAATAAGGCGATTCTCTTTTCTGTTGCAATGGCAAATGGTATTCTAAATGGAGCATTAGTTCCTTGTTATGATCCCAATAGAATACAAATTTGTTACATCATATATTGACTAGTTTAATATACTGAcaataactattttatttcGGACACCATCAAAGTAAGTCTTAAACTGTGCACAAGAAGAGTACAATATGAATGGAGCTTTGGCTTTATCCGAGAATGACCAAAGAGTAGCCACATGCATCTAAGTATTGATCCAGAGAATTTCATTGCCTTGAGAATATATGGGCTTCTTAGCGGGTTGAATGCAATTGAGAGCATAAGTTTGGGAAACGCTAAAGCCTAGACAGAGGCTTCGTACTTGCAACAAGGGCTCACCTCTTATTTTTTACAGTTGTTGGAACTAAAATACACTAGCTTAGCATATATGGCCAATGGGCCTAAACAAATGCATGTTTGGGGAGGAACTGGCGGTGTTCAGTGAAAGCCTTCCCGTACAACTTTTCTCTAAGATGGTCTCATCCGTTAATTCGAgttgtgtaatattttaacttaacCTCACAAGTGATACAGAGAAGATGGAGGCGCCCCTTTAACATTGAATCTAAGAACTTATGCTAAAACACTTTTTCCTCTTGGAAAAGTTGATGTCTCATTCAGTCTGAAGTCTGAACCAAGGAAAGGAAGTCTTCCTCTCATTCAACAAGAAAATTTCAGCTAACCATACATGTGCGTACTGATATCTAAGATGTGAGCAGAAGAAACATAATCATCATGAGAGAATTCCTCGGCCtgaaaaaatgagaaaacagAACAACTTAAACCAATATTTGAAAGGCCAGAAAACTAGCAACCAGGTTTACTTTGAGGGCAAAGTTCAATCCAAAAATACTCCCAGAACCAGGAGCAGCAAAACACCATGACAAAGTATAGTTAAATTTGCTGTTTAAGAGGCAGAAAGAGTACCTCAGACAAAACATCGTCCACGTGACCACAAGTTGGAACAGTAAATGATTTTCTACGCAGAAGGGCCAAACCTGCAGCTACATCTTGCAAGACTTGGTTGTGCGTCTCCAACAGAATGATGTATCTCATTTCCGTCCGAGTCAACACCCTTGTTATTAGCAACCTCCAGTAAGTTGACCCGCAGCCACAAGTCAAGAGCTCATCTCTGGGAAAAACACCCCCATTCGACcaaattaaagtgaaaaacCGAAgtgattgatattttaaatgaacTCCAGCTGG
Protein-coding sequences here:
- the LOC105178902 gene encoding uncharacterized protein LOC105178902 isoform X2; this translates as MHTCMQLGSQMIHARRRDELLTCGCGSTYWRLLITRVLTRTEMRYIILLETHNQVLQDVAAGLALLRRKSFTVPTCGHVDDVLSEAEEFSHDDYVSSAHILDISTHMYG
- the LOC105178902 gene encoding uncharacterized protein LOC105178902 isoform X1, with translation MHTCMQLGSQMIHARRRDELLTCGCGSTYWRLLITRVLTRTEMRYIILLETHNQVLQDVAAGLALLRRKSFTVPTCGHVDDVLSEATAKRRRYHFVLRLLQSKLWPLMEGLKLCSSFNWMDLT